Within the Polaribacter pectinis genome, the region ATTTATCTCTTCTTGCGAATTAAAATAAGTTTGATAACCAACATTAGAATAATTAAACAAGTTATTTGGTTCTTGCATAATTATTTTACTTAAATAAGATTGGGAAGTTAACGGGTCGTCTAAATTCCCTAAATCGAACCTACTATCTACTGCTGTTATATTTACAGTTTGCTCTAAAGAATCGTATGCTCTATAGTTTACAAATGTAATATCTTGGCCACCTCCAATAATTACCGGAATTATATTTTTCTTTAACAAAGAGGTTGTTAATTCTCTAACAGCAAAGTACGTATCAGAAACTTCATTTCCTTTTTTTATATTCCCTAAATCGGCAATATTTGTGTTCCAATTTCCCGGAAATAATTGATATAATTTTTTTCTTATAAAATGCAGATTCTCACCACAACCAAAATTATCTTGAGAGTTTCTGTCTTCTTGAACCCCAAAAACAGCTATTTGAACATTATCTAGTTCAGGAAAACCTTCATTTTCTGTATGAATTCTAATTTTTTTACCCAAGCATAAATCTGATTGCAACACTAAATGTGCCACAACCGATTCTTTTACAGGGATTAAAAAGTCTTGGTTCATCAATTTTTTTTAATAGACATGCAATATAAGAAATCCCTACTTCTTTTTGCTGGTTTTTTTGGCTGCAGTTTTTCTTTTAGCTACTTTTTTCTTTGGCGTTTTTGCCTCTATCATCTTAACTGCTTCATCTTTAGAAAGTTTCTCAATTTCGGTGGTTTTAGGCAACTCAATTTTAATTTTTCCTTTTAGAACATTATACCTTCCCCAACGTGCTTTTTCCACGCGAATACCAACATCTTCCCAATTATGAATTACTTTATCGATCTCTTTCTGCTTCTTTACTTCAATTAACTCAATAATATCATCATCTGAAAGATTATCGAAATCGTATTTTTTATTTACGTTGATAAACATTCCGTTCCATTTTATAAATGGCCCAAAACGTCCAACTCCTTTTTGTACAGGCAAATCTTCATAATGATAAATTGGTGCATCTGCTTTTTGCTTTGCAACAATTAATTCTTCTGCTCTTGGCAAATCTACCTCCATTGGGTTTTCACCTTTATCTAAAGAAACAAACATGGTTCCGAATTTGATATAAGGCCCAAATCGTCCGTTAGAAACAATTACCTCTTCACCTTCATAAGTTCCTAACGTTTTAGGAAGCAAGAACAATTCTAATGCTTCTTCCATTGTTATGGTTCCTAAATTCTGGTCTTTATTCAAGCTTGCAAAAGACTTTTCTTCGTCTTCTGGCGCTCCAATTTGTGCAATTGGTCCGAATTTACCAAGTCTTACCAAAACTGTTTTTCCAGATTCTGGGTGTTTTCCTAAAATACGTTCTCCACTTTCTCTATCTGCATTTTCTTTTACATCTTCTACATTGTCGTGAAATTTGTGATAGAAACCTTTAATCATTTCTGTCCAATCTTCATTTCCTTCAGAAATATCATCAAAAGAATTTTCGACTTTAGCTGTAAAACCAAAATCTAAAATGTTTGAAAAATTAGCGACTAAAAAGTCGTTTACGATATTCCCAATATCTGTAGGAACTAATTTATTTTTATCGGAACCTGTCTTTTCTGTTAAAGTTTGTGTTTCCACATTTCCACCAGATAAAATTAATTGCTGATATTCTCTCTCTACACCTTCATTTGTTCCTTTTTCTACATAACCTCTTCTCTGTACTGTAGAAATTGTAGGTGCATACGTAGATGGTCTTCCAATTCCTAATTCTTCTAATTGTTTTACCAAAGATGCTTCTGTAAAACGATAAGGTGGACTCGTAAAACGCTGTGTTGCGTTTATAAAATTGTATTCTAAAGCTTCATTTACCTTTAAATTTGGTAACATTCCAGCTTGCTCTTCATCTTCATTATCATTTCCTTCTAAATACACTTTTAAGAAACCTTCAAACTTTATCATTTCACCATTTGCAGTAAAAATCTTTGAGTTTTCAGAATTCTCAATCTTCATATTTGTACGTTCCAATAAGGCATCGCTCATTTGTGAAGCTAAAGTTCGCTTCCAAATTAAATCATATAATCTTGTTTGGTCGTATTCTGTATCAATAGAATGCATTTTCATGTTTGTAGGTCTAATCGCTTCGTGCGCTTCTTGCGCTCCTTTAGATTTCGACTTAAAAACACGTTGTTTGCTATATTCTTTTCCGTAATAATTGCTAATTTCTTCTTCGGCCGCGTTTCTTGCATCTACAGATAAGTTTACACTATCTGTTCTCATATATGTAATTAAACCGGCTTCATACAAACGTTGTGCAACTTGCATAGTTTTACCTACTGGAAAACCTAATTTCCTAGAGGCCTCTTGTTGTAATGTTGAAGTTGTAAATGGTGCTGCTGGAGATTTCTTTGCTGGTTTTTTTGTTAAATCTACAATTGAAAAATCTGCTTTTGCACACGATTTTAAGAAATTTTCTGCTGCTTTTTTAGAATCGAAATTCTTTGGAATGGTTGCTTTAAAGGTTTTCCCTTCATTATTAGCAAATTCTGCAACTACCTTATAATGTGTTTCTGCTTTAAAGTCTTGAATGCTTCGTTCTCTTTCTACAATTAAACGCACTGCAACAGATTGTACTCTACCTGCAGATAAACCACCTTTAACTTTACGCCATAAAACTGGCGATAATTCATAACCAACAAGTCTGTCTAAAACTCTACGCGCTTGTTGTGCATTTACCATATTATAGTCGATATCTCTTGGATTTTCGACTGCTTTTAATATGGCGTTTTTTGTAATTTCATGAAAAACGATACGTTTTGTACTCTCGTCTTTTAAGTCTAATTGCTCTTTTAAATGCCAAGCAATTGCTTCTCCTTCTCGATCCTCATCACTCGCTAACCAAACAGTGTCTGCTTTTTTTGCTAATGATTTTAATTTTTTTACGACTGATTTTTTATCATCTGAAACAATGTATTTTGGACTAAAATCTCCATCTACATCTATTCCTAATTCTTTGGAAGGTAAGTCTGCAATGTGCCCATAACTCGATTCTACCTGAAAATCTTTTCCAAGAAACTTCTCGATGGTTTTTGCTTTTGCTGGTGACTCTACAATTACTAAATTCTTTGCCATGTATCTTTTTTTGTCGTAATTCTCGCAATCGAAACCGCGAGTTTTTGGACTGCAAAAGTATGTAGTTTTTTTTTATTAATTTTTTTTTGAAGCGTTTTTACTTCATTTTTTTATAGAATTTTTATTCTACAGTGATTTTTTGCATCATTTTTGTTGCTGAATTCCCTCCAACAAATAATAAAAATTCTCCTGCCTCTACTTCCCATTTTTTGTTTGAAGTATAAAACTGAAGCACTTCTTTATCAATTGTAAAAGAAACTGTTTTTGTTTCTTCTGCTTTCAAATTTATTTTCTGAAAACCTTTTAGTTCTTTTACAGGCCTTATTATACTGGCTACTAAATCTCTAATGTACAATTGTACAACTTCTTCTCCTGCAACTTTTCCTGTGTTTTTTACATCTACTGAAAGTGTGATTTTTCCATCATCTTTTATTGTTTCTTTATTTACTTTTAAATTATCATAAGAAAAAGAAGTATAGCTTAGTCCGAATCCAAAAGGATATAGTGCTGATTTTTTAGAATCGTCATAACCAGCATACGTAACATGAATATCACTATAAGGTCTTCCTGTATTTTTTTGATTATAATATAAAGGTACTTGCCCAACATTTCTTGGAAACGAAACAGGTAATTTTCCTGACGGATTATAATCTCCAAACAAAACATCTGCAATTGCATTACCAGATTCTGAACCCAAATGCCAAGTAACTAGAATCCCTGGTAAAATTTCACTTACATGAGAAATATCCATGGGTCTTCCGTTTGATAAAACCAGAACAATATTTTTATTCACTTCATAAACAGCCTCTAACAATTCGTTCTGCAACCCTGCAAAACCAATGTTTGTATAACTTCTTCCTTCCCCTGATTGATATGCATCTTCACCAATTGCTAAAAAAACGATTTCTGCTTTCTTTGCAGCCGCAACTGCTTTTGCAATTCCAGATCTATCTTCTGTATTCATTTTTAGAGGAATCATAAACTGATTATCGCCAGGTTTTACAGTTGGTATTGTTAATTCTACTCCTTTTTCGTAATATATTTTTGTGTTTTTATCAACTTTTGCTTTTACACCTTCTAATAAAGAAACTGCAGAATTATAAGTTGCTTTTGCTCGCCAATTTCCTAAAGGTTGATTTTTATCATCTGCAAAAGGACCAA harbors:
- a CDS encoding formimidoylglutamase, with amino-acid sequence MNQDFLIPVKESVVAHLVLQSDLCLGKKIRIHTENEGFPELDNVQIAVFGVQEDRNSQDNFGCGENLHFIRKKLYQLFPGNWNTNIADLGNIKKGNEVSDTYFAVRELTTSLLKKNIIPVIIGGGQDITFVNYRAYDSLEQTVNITAVDSRFDLGNLDDPLTSQSYLSKIIMQEPNNLFNYSNVGYQTYFNSQEEINLLDSLFFDAHRLGKAKELENIEPAFRNSDIVSIDIGAVRQSEAPANNNASPNGFYGEEICAISRYAGISDKVSSFGIYEYNSRHDNNHQTAHLIAQMIWYFIEGVNFRVKDYPFSGKENYQKFTVLLEDDDPITFYKSNKSGRWWIEINILSNNKYKRHALIPCTYKDYTDATKQIIPEKWYKAMRKLV
- the topA gene encoding type I DNA topoisomerase, producing the protein MAKNLVIVESPAKAKTIEKFLGKDFQVESSYGHIADLPSKELGIDVDGDFSPKYIVSDDKKSVVKKLKSLAKKADTVWLASDEDREGEAIAWHLKEQLDLKDESTKRIVFHEITKNAILKAVENPRDIDYNMVNAQQARRVLDRLVGYELSPVLWRKVKGGLSAGRVQSVAVRLIVERERSIQDFKAETHYKVVAEFANNEGKTFKATIPKNFDSKKAAENFLKSCAKADFSIVDLTKKPAKKSPAAPFTTSTLQQEASRKLGFPVGKTMQVAQRLYEAGLITYMRTDSVNLSVDARNAAEEEISNYYGKEYSKQRVFKSKSKGAQEAHEAIRPTNMKMHSIDTEYDQTRLYDLIWKRTLASQMSDALLERTNMKIENSENSKIFTANGEMIKFEGFLKVYLEGNDNEDEEQAGMLPNLKVNEALEYNFINATQRFTSPPYRFTEASLVKQLEELGIGRPSTYAPTISTVQRRGYVEKGTNEGVEREYQQLILSGGNVETQTLTEKTGSDKNKLVPTDIGNIVNDFLVANFSNILDFGFTAKVENSFDDISEGNEDWTEMIKGFYHKFHDNVEDVKENADRESGERILGKHPESGKTVLVRLGKFGPIAQIGAPEDEEKSFASLNKDQNLGTITMEEALELFLLPKTLGTYEGEEVIVSNGRFGPYIKFGTMFVSLDKGENPMEVDLPRAEELIVAKQKADAPIYHYEDLPVQKGVGRFGPFIKWNGMFINVNKKYDFDNLSDDDIIELIEVKKQKEIDKVIHNWEDVGIRVEKARWGRYNVLKGKIKIELPKTTEIEKLSKDEAVKMIEAKTPKKKVAKRKTAAKKTSKKK